In Osmerus mordax isolate fOsmMor3 chromosome 16, fOsmMor3.pri, whole genome shotgun sequence, the genomic stretch GCACAAGTTTAATTTTAAGTGTTAGAATTGGTGTTCACCTTTGATTAAGTTAAATGATTAGTTGAATGCCCTGCAGTGAATCGTGCCTGCAGGACAGCAGACAACAGGACAGGGTTCTTGTGCGATGACCGAGTGACTTGCATCCCACCCTCTGATCTGTGTGACGGGGCTGTGAACTGTCAGAGTGGCGCTGACGAAGACAAAGACATGTGCAGTAAATCACCATTTTCACAATTTCTATGTCTGTTTCTCCTCAAAAACCAGGAGCTACCTTCAACTTCTGAATCACATCCTGGCAAGTATGCTCTTTGATGATGAATGCTTTTCAGGGGATCTACCTGACAGCCTTCCAGCAGGTCTAGTGTTTCGATGTGGAAACCCTCAGTTTTGGATCTTCATTGACAAAAAATGTAATCACATCAATGACTGTGGAGACTGCTCAGATGAGATTGGAGTCTGTGAGTTTACTTTTACCTCTAATGGTGGTCATTATTAATATATTATAGTTTACATAAATCCTATAAAATGAAATGTTATACTTACTGGTCCATCCTCTCCTATAGATGCTGGATGTCCACCCACCTGTAGGGTAGGATGGTGGTTCTGTACCCCAGTGGAATTCCAGTACTGCAATTGCATTCCTCGTAGTTTATGCCAAAATGGCCAGCAGAACTGCTATGATTGGTCTGATGAGTACATCTGTCCTAAACCCAGCTAGCCACTATGCTCCTGGTTCATTCAAGACAAATTCAAGATTCATTTTCATTGAAGAATTTTATTTCTAAAAGTGCATGAAATTACCCAAACATTTGGTCAAACCCTAAGAACCTTGGGTTGGAAATGCTATTACACAAGTTTGTATAAAATATGTGAGTATGTAAGGCTGTTGGATGTATGCATTAGTAGCTGTTTAACAGCTTCAAGTCCTCCTCAGAGAGTGCTGAAGGGGAGAAACGTTTTGCCGAGGGGCAGTAGGGGCCACTCTCCCCAAGCTCCGGTTTACGCTGCCTTTTGTTAGTCTTCTGCAACAAGGGCTTTGTGTGGCTATTTATGTTTCCTGGAAGTTCAGCCccatgtgtgtgggcgtgtgttgcTTTATGAAAATGAAGCCTCTCCGTCGATTCCTTGTCCTCCTTGTTCCACACCAAAGGTGATGCAGTCAGTACTCCTTGGATGAACTTTTCCCTACCAACTGGACAGCACAAATTTAGATGGCAATTGGGGTCAAACTGCAAATTTTGTCACAGCAAATATGGTCACTGTGATAGAGACTGGACAACCTTTAAAATAttaatgtctgctaaatggataAATGTAATATGACAACAGTTAAACAGTTATTTAACGTACAAAAGCGAGACGCTGCAGTACTTGAATCCTGTGCCTTCTTCTGTTTTGGCAGCTGTGTTGCACTGGTTTCCCACTGGTTTATTACCTGTCAAATGTAAAATGATTTGAAACATTTTTGTACAAAGTACACTGATTAAAATTGAACATTGTGAATGTACATTAAATACATTTGTAGACTTGCCTGTTCTGCCCACCCTTCAGTTTTACAACACATATGGTCAAATACTTGCAGTGGTTTCTCAGACAGAATCAACCCAGTTGTCTCCCACAATGTTTTCTTGAGTGATGTGCTGAGCTGTAAAAGTATTAAATATCATTGTAAATTCAAATTACGACCAAATTATAGATTATTACTAATTATAGGGTGACGCCCTGCAAACAAATGTCACCTTCATATGTGTTCCTGATAAATCAAGCCCTTGAAGCTTTGGAAGGCATGTGAGATATCCTATGGCCCTTTCTGAGATGGGGTTGTCTGTGGAAAAGAGAAACTACACAAAGTCACATAACACTGATTTGCCTGTGCACTTTACGGATGGTCAGAACCAAGATTGAAGAGGACAGTATTGCAGTCACTCACAGGACAGACCCAGTAGCTGCAGGTTGTTCAGTCCCCTCTTCATTATCCTGACAGGTGCAGTCAGTCTCTGAAGGCCCTCATCTGAGAGACTGTTACCCCCAAGGAAGAGATTAGCAAGACTTCTGAaaaaaaagaacaggccttTTAGATTATACTTttaaccatgacaactcacCATTGCGCCCCGCGTCTACTCTTACCTGGACAGTAAATCAGACGTGAGATGTACGAAAATGTCGTGGTTGTCTCCTAGCCTGCAGCCAAAGAGATCTAGACTTTTTAAACTACTGAACTTTTTTATTTCCTCCAGCTTTTCTGAAAGTAAAGGGAACCTGGTGgaattcaataaaaaaaatcaaggTTATTATCAATTGAAAGGTGGGTGGTTTAATGATAAAAGGAAAGATTGCAATACCGCACCTATTTCGAAGACAAAGGGAGCTTAGGACAATTTCCCCATAAGCGTCGCTGAAGACTTGCAGAGCCCGGGGCGCAGTCACTGGATCTGAGAATACTTGCTTCTCTTCGGCGGCAACAAAAAGTCTGTCCCCAACTTGTTCGGGGAAACCAACAAGGCTGTCAACATGATGGATATTGTCCGCTATAAACAGCAAAGAGAGGTCATATAGGGTTTTGGCCGTGTATCTCAAACTGCCCTCTTTGTTATACGTGAAAACGAAGTGTTCTTTTTTCATTCTAAGAGGATTTGTCGGTCTATTGCATGATGATTCTTGTTTAGTCTCCGCGAGGACTATGCCGTTGACTCGACGAAGTTGGCCTCTCTCGCGAACGTAGACAGTAGCAGAATCTAAATCAACCATAATCTCAAATAGCCTACCCAGAACATATAAACCTGACGATTGACCCAAACTGGAAACCGAACCGGACCCGTTGACTCACTATTTGTCGTATTGCTTAAGGTATATATCTATCAGGGGCAGTTAGCTCTGTAGCTACGTTAAGTCTTGGGGAAAGTTTCATGCAGCCCAATGCAATACAGTCGACGCATCATTCTTGCACAGGTATACGTTTTTCAATAGAAGAAGAGCTGCGCTTAGCTACTTATCAAAATAAAGGTTTCTTATGTTTTGTTAAGACGTCTCCTCCTAACAAGCGTCGGTTTATATAGATATTTATTATAAATAACAGGAATAGGTTACTACACAATTGTACAATTATATGTATCTTAAATATATCCGCAAGAGGACGCAGTTGTTTTATTGTAGACTTtcattttgaaaataaaattagccggaacaggaacaggaacggAACAGTTTGCATTTGTTTACATATTTGGACTTGCCTACTTGAGGTTGTGTTCGTTCAAACGTTTGTCAAATTTAGGGAGTAAGTTGGTAAAATGATTTATTAACTAACgggttgtaaaaatgtcaccaCGTTAAAAATTGTAGATTGTTATCCAAAATGATGGTGCGAAGGTCGATTCTTAGTTTACGTAGCTACATACTGTACTGAAAAGCCTGCATTTTTCTTTGCTTTCTAGTCTACTGTATTTGTAGCTGGTGTTTTGCTCAAACAGCAAAAAGTCACCATCTAATTGTAGTGTACTACTAGCTATATCATATCATATGCTCTAAACTAAGCCAAAGAAAGTTATAGCTATAAATTAGCCCTAACGTTACGTTGTGAAACTTGATAACATGATGTACTGTATCCAAATACAGGTGCTACTCTGGAAATCTGATCACCCTAGCCTCCAGAATGGCCACGACCAGTGATTTTCACTTGCAATTTCAAGGCGAGTGGACACTGTGCTACTTTGACTGACCTGGTTGGTTACTTTGGATGAGTGATTTGAAAGTGGTATTTGACCATGTGTTACATTTGATCTTTGGTATATATTGAGTTTGTTCTTCTTGCTTATATCCAATCAATTAGAGTTTGATGATGCTGAAAACCTGCTGGGAGGTAATAGGGATGCAACAACAATCAGCATTGATGATGCTGGTCACAAACCTCAGCAGCAAAAAAGGCATGCTGGCATGCCTTTTGAGAATGATGAAGACACACTGGCAAATGATGACAAGACTGAAGTGAGGCTAGTTTTAGAATGTACTTAAATCATCCTATGTCAAAGATCTTCATAACATTTGTAAACATGATTTGAAAATGTCACACAGCAATAACTTTGTTCACTTTTAATGTTTGTCTCCTCAGCTACTGTCAGGTCAGAAGAAAAGTGCTCCTTTCTGGACATTTGATTACTACCAAACATTTTTTGATGTTGAAACTCATCAGGTAGTGATCTAGGCATACCACACAAATGTGTTTCCTTTTAGGTCAATGCAATAGGGTCAACATGTATTTATATAGTCTAAATACATTTGTGTAAAGTGCATGCAGTTGTTCATAGTCCATCCTTAGTTCCTTGTAATAAAAAGAAGATATTCTTCTAGGTGAAGGATAGAATCATTGGGTCCTTACTGCCATGGCCTGGAAAAAACTTTGTTCGCCTGTACATTCGCAACAACCCTGATCTCTATGGTTAGTAGCAATTTTATTGTTTAAATCCTTGACCCATTTTAAGACATGCAGTCATGAATGCCTGCACTGTATGTACAAGTATTAACTTTGTTCTATTTATaattatttaaatgtatgtgtgtgcttttagGGCCATTCTGGATTTGTGCGACTCTGGTATTTGCCATTGCTATAAGTGGAAATATCTCAAATTTCCTGGTCCATTTGGGTCAACCAAAGTATAAATATGTGCCAGAGTTTCGGAAAGGTAAGTAtttaaatttattttttcattaggctcacatttttcaaaaatatGTCACACAAGTGTGGTTAATAACATAAATGTGTTTGATTTTCCAGTGACCATAGCTGCGACAGCTATATATAGTTATGCTTGGTTGGTACCTCTTGCTCTCTGGGGTCTCCTGATGTGGCGAAACACTAAAGTCATGAACTTGGTGTCCTACTCCTTTCTGGagattgtctgtgtgtatggataTTCTCTTTCCATTTACATACCTGCAGTGGTAAGTGCTTGAATGAGCTCCTGTTGAAAATACTGCAACAATTTCAGTTAATTTAGGTTTACTGTGTTTTTGtgcttgtcatgttttgtatcgAGATTACAAATGAGGTGTACATTTTTTATACAATAGAATAGAGGGAGTTCATGAACTGGTTTGTCCTATTTTGCTGATGTCAGGTACTGTGGATCATACCATATGACGGGGTGAGGTGGTGCTCTATTGTGGtggccctgtgtctctctggctctgttcTGGCTTTGACGTTTTGGCCTGCAGTCAGGGATGACCACCCCAGGGTTGCCATAGCGATCATGTCAGCCATTGTGGCTCTGCATACACTGCTGGCGGTTGGTTGTAAGGTAATGTTACTTTCAGTGTTGCATTCAGAGATTAAACTAATTGGTCCACCAAATAATACAGTGTAATGGCTTTGAGGAAATCCATACCAAACCATGCCCGTATCCTGATTTGACAACCCCCATCTTGATTGACCTAATTTTCTTCACCTGGTTGCCCTCATTGACATAAGCAATTACATGATAATGCAATGATCTAATTTTGTTCCGGGCCAAATTACCTCAGTTAGTGGGCAACGGCATTGACCCAGCTAGCTGTGTTTGATATTAGACGCTATACTAGACTGCCATTTTTGGAGTGATCTTCCTATGCGTGTGAAAGGATTATACCCAGGGGTGTCAAGTTATTAGTTTACCTTTGGGAGGCTGGCTGCTCAATGGAAACAATGACCCTGGCTGTCTGCTGGCATGGAAGGAAGCCATTTGGTACACTCCCATGTGTGGTGGCAGCCAGCTATCAGGGTATTGGATGTCTGCTTACATATACATAGATGATTAGTCTACATAGTGTTGTGGTCAGGGATGTGGAGGTAGAACAAAAGGTGGTTGAAACTTGTGTGAACTTGTGGAAATGATTTGCTGTTCAAATGATTGATCAACATTTTTGTTCTAGGCTTACTTCTTTAGCACACCAGAAGCTGAAGGCCCTGCTGATATCTCCAAGACTTTACTGGTCACACTGGCACACTAAATCTGTGTGCTGTCTAAAGGTTTTTGTGaacagatgtttgttttttttacacatttacacattatCTTAACACCATCAGTCAGTATCTACATTTTATATAAATGAATGTAGACATTCGACTTAAAGTCCTTTTCTGTCTCTAGTATAATGTATTTTCACAATGACCTGTTCAACATCTGATACCAGGCTTCCTCTAGGCTACATGATTTCTCCTTCCCAAAGCAAGTGTGATTCTTTTTCAATTGCAGGTTCTCCTGTTGCCTTATTAGAGAGAATCTGagtgctgtggcaatgaagtcaTGGGTCATCTGGATTTCACCTACACTTGGTCCCTCTGTTTAAGTCCTCAAGAAACAGTGTACAAACATGGTCCAGTTGGCATGACCTCTGAAATTAAACACTGGTAGAAAATGTTATTTCGTATGAGATGGACTTTAAACTGCCTTAagatatacagctctggaaaaattgAGACaattgagtgaggaacagaaggataACATTTAATAGGCCATTCAAAATTTTACCCATCTGTTCCTCACaaaaaattgtccttctcaacttttttttaaatgaaagaaaaaggtgcagtggtctcaaaTTCAATGTCGTCATCTAAATATTTTAATGTtaaatatttatttgaatgtgATATAGAAAAAGCACTGTGTAATGAAGAATGAGATGTATAAAACAACCTTTTTATTTACATTGTTATGGGGTCAAGGCTATTGAATCTTGGTTATGTGCATATAGACACAATGAAACTAATGCTTAGTGTATGCTTTATTGGGTATTATATTAATACAGTTTATATACATAACTACTGCTTTTCTTATCCTGTTCAGTATGTAAGTATTTTCAATGTAATGCCAAAGTTCAGTTTCAAACTAGAATTATGTCTTTATCGGGTGGGCTTTTTATtataatttaaatgtaatgcTATGATTGATACATGTGGGAATTTGTCGATTAATGCATTCATGTTTCCTATTTAACGGCGGGAACATTGTTCTTGTAGGACCAAATTGCATGGGAATATAAATCTGGTGTAGAAAGATGGTAACTAAAATAATATAATGGGGGTTTTCATGGTTAATTAATAAGAGTAATTGTGAGTAAAATAGTTGCATTAGTAATGTTATGGACATTGGGGAAAGTGGATTTGTATACCCGTTGTCAGTTGTGTTGATGTAAATCGGTACATTTATACAATTTGACAGTTGAATTATTTAAAGGAGAGATTGTAACTAATAGGGACTAAAGTAATTGAAAAGTTTCAAGGTCAGCACCAGTTCTTTTTTAAAGGACTTTTGTATGTGGATGTTTTCAATATATCTGGCAACCTtttctgaaaagttgttttgtctGTGGTCATTGATAAAAATCTACCGTATCATTGCATCCAAGATACCTCCAGGACAGGTACAACAAAGGTATTATTTACGATCCTTATCTCCCAACTAAGAACACAACATATTTTGAGATGTATAATGTATAAAACATCCCAGTtggcagggatgtgtgtgcttCAGGGATTTTTCCAGCATTATTAGGGATTCTAAGTATTTAGCCTAATTAACAAAATAGAAAAATTGTGTCACTTGAAACTGGTGTCAAAGGGGTGGTGTGCCCTAATTAATGGTCATTCTAGCCTCAGCCTTGAGTTACACTGAAGCTGGATCCCACTGATAACCCTCGGAGAGGAATGTCAACTGCTTCAGTCTAGCCATGTAGTTAGCTGTTTCCCTCTATAGAAGTGGATTTAACAATGTTAACTCCTGTGATTTACAGCATATAATAAAGGATCTCTGCGAGGCTCATGTGGATGAAGGTATGAGAATAACTTAAACCATGTTTTAAGTGTGATTCTTAGAAACGGTAAAACCAGTATGGCTACTTCAAATGGGAAAGGTGAGAAAGTGTCCAAATTTGAGACTTTGAAACTTTTGGAAAAATGCCGAAAAGAAAGAGACGATGCAATCCTCAGAGAGAATGCTCTTCGGGAAAAACTGAGACAATACGAATCCAGAATGCGTTCAACAGAGGCACTTAAACAGAAACTGAAGACCTTGACACTGGATAATAAAGAGCTGCGGAAAATGGTGAAGACACTCCGGCAGGAGATAGGACTTGAGGCCAGTCCCAAATTCAACGGGAAATCCACAAAGGACATAATTAATGATTTTCATGAGAAGGAACGTCAATGCAGTTCCTTGGTTGAAAAAACTGGAAAATTGAGTTTGACTATTGATGATTTAACATCGGAATTGGCAAACACTGTTACCTCTAAAACTCTATTGGAAGATCAGGTGCAATCATTGCAGCAAAATCTAAAGGACATGACAAACAACCAGCGACGTTTACTGAAATTGTGGGAGGACAAGAAGTCTCAAAGAGAGCAGCTCACTCTACCCGCAATTGCTCAAAGACCCGGACAGAAACCAATAGCCCATAAATCAatccagacacagacagagatgtcAATCAACCCTGCTCAGAAGCTTCCAATCAACGCATTTGAAACCAAACCATTCCGCCGCGATACAGAGAAAAAATCAAGTTTAGAAAAGATAGAAAAAAGAGGTTTACCAACATTTGGAAATGGCTTTGGAAATGGAAATCATCATCGGGACAAGACTGCTTTTGTTCATGATGACACTAAATGAATCAAAAATGTATGGACTTACAGAGACCAGATGTTTAAATGATTAACAGGTTACAGTAATCTATAGTAGGCCTATAGTTAATCTAATTTGTTGTAAAACACGACCAATAGGGATTAAAATGACTGACGAACGAACAACGAAATTaactgaatattgatttatgcCATAGAAATGTCAGTCCACTGAAACTATTACTGCAGATTACCgttttgtaaatgtattttttgtgtttcagtgtagGACTCTGTTTTTTATTAGCATAAAGATCAGCTAAATAAATAGTTAATTGTTTCGTGGACCTTTTTTTATACAAATAACAAATTTGTTGAATTAACATATCTAATAACATCAATTTTTATAGAAATTACATACTTTCGTTTAGTCGTGTACCGACTGTGACTGAGTTTTAGGACCAGGTTTCCAAGAAGTTTCACTAGAATCCAGGCAATATGAGGGGCAAACCTAAAATCGGGGTCTGACGGGGTCCTTGAGTGCATGTGGCGCGCGTTATGGGAAAGTGTCCTGCGAGCAGGAGAATGGAACTTGTTTAGGTTCGCCTTTATCCTAACACCATGTTTTCTGTTGACCAAAGCTGGTTTGTGCGTAAGGTAAGTTCAACTGGTCGTAAATAAAACCACACATTAAGTGGTATTGCAAGCTAACGAGGTATTTAGCAAACTGCTGAGCTGAAAATGTTGAGCTACCAGCTGACCGTAGCtaacactagctagctaactttggCGGTGGCTAATTTGAATTTGACTTTTTACTACTAGCTATCTAGACATACTGTCGAAAACACTTAATTGACGATCACATGTACTGATGAAGTATTAAAAGTGTATGGTTGCAGGTTATATATTGGAGAGCAGCGGCCAGTGTAGCCTGGGCTGTGGTGCTGCTGCCACCAACCACAACTGTATTTGTGGTTCTGAGCAGATTCAGCCTACTCCACCCTATTCAGTGGATATCAGGTAAGTAACCAGAACAACTCACTCATGCACACCGAACTGATAGACATGCATAGTTTACACAATGCTCACAGTGCATTCTAATGacaaacatttttatttgatctcCAGATTGCCTGGACCTATTGACTAGTACAAGTGCTATCTTCTCCTTCattctgctgtgtggtgtgatcCTGGTTGTTGGCTTCTTCAACCTGGAATATTACACGGGTGAGTGACAGCCTAGAGAAACTGTAAAACACAGAAGAGTGGATTTGAGAGGCCCTGCTACGAGGCCTACTTTTTAAATTGACATGGTATTAGAGCTTGTGTACTTTTACTCTCTACCAGTTGTCCCATCTATTGCCTGCTCCAAGATTGCCTTGTTGGGCCAGCTGCTCCATCCTCGGCAGTTTGTACACTCCCTGGTCCACTGTATATTGGGAATAATAGTGTCTTGGTGCTGTGCTGTCACCATTGGGGGGAGATACCGGACATTGGGATACCCTTGCACACAGGGAGAAGGGTAAGTTATCGAAAACAATGGAACCCACATTATCCTTTGTGTTCACAATCAGTGTGAACACAAAGTCTAAATCAATATTTCTATGATTTGGTCTCTCTGGTTTTGGTAGGTCCTCTCAGATGTGCCTGAATGAGTACCACCTCTTCCTGCTTCTTGCTGGCACCTTCATTGGATACAGTCATAGCCTTGTGGGTGTGGTCCATAACATGAACTACGTATCTTTCCACACTGTTCAGGTAATCCCCCTCTGTCAACTGTGTCATATACATGGTTGCATAACAGCCATTGATTTAATCATTTTGTTTGGACGGCACTGGCCATGAATATTTTtctcatgttttatttatattttccaGCAATACAAATATCTCTGCTTTAAGGGAACACTACCTTCAATAATAAAGTGCAGTGCCACTCAGGCCCTTTACTCAGTCCGGAACTTCATTGCCCTCTATTTCTTTTTGGGTAAGTGTTCTTTGCTTCTCTCtgggaatattttttttttttttgtggataATTGAATCAATGGTTAAGTTGTGTTCTTGTCACTATATGACAGGATATGCCCCAAAAGCATGGATCTGTAAAACACTGGATCTTCAAATAAACAGGTCAGTTCTTGTATGTTATTACACGCCAGATTACAATGACATCAACAAAATCTgtattcattttattttgaatCTGCTGCACATTATTTTGTCTCTGCTCCCAGCTCTGTCCACTCTCTGGATACAGTGGCTGGTCTCCTGGACCTCTCTCTGCTGTACCACCTGTGGATCAGCGgcaccttcctcctcttcacctggtACATCACAGTGCTGCTCTTCAGGATCTTCATCACAGAGGTAGCTACTAGTCTGCCCGTCTCATATTTCCGAAGACTTACTTTCTGTTCTGGTGTTAGTTTGTTTCCTGCATCTTTACTTTCCGTTGGTAAATGCAACAGTAAAGGACACCGCTTTTCATATTGTGAACATCTTCCTCAATATGCTTTTGGTTATAAGTGTCTTAATTGACTCACAGGTGTACAGCTTTCCAGTACAGTCAACCTTTGCTGAGGAGGTAAATCAGTGCCTACCTAAAGTCATCATCGGCAAGCAACCGATGATATTAAAGGTAACCACAATTTTACTTTGTTCAGTGCAAAATTAAGTTCCATTGACGTTACTATGATCTTATTCTATATGTGTATGATGTGTTTGTCTGCTGTCAGTTTCTGTTTTGAATGTCTGTTGTCTTTTCCAGTTTTTAGCTCTGCAGGACTTGGCACTTTTGTCCCAACACTCACCTTCACGACGTTCAGAGGTCTTCAGTCTCAGCCAGCCAGGTCTGTCCACTTACCTTGCTCAAAATCCTGATGGATTGCTAATAAATACCCCCCATTTGACTACCATGGTTGTGTGACTGTCCTAGGTGGCCATCCTCATAACTGGAATGCCCTCAGTAaagagtgtctctctctgctggctgaCCTGACCCAGAGGCTGGTTGCCCATCATGAGACTGTAGCCACCAATGGCAGGGCCAAGACGCAGTCAAGTGGCAGCTCCACCAAGTCCACCTCATCAGAAAGCTCCGGTACAGGCCAATACAGACATAACTGATGTATGAGATATCTGAATGATAGAACGATGAACTTACAGGCATGGCTAttctttcaataaaaaaaacaaaacctaGTGACGTCGGGTACAGAAGATTTGAAGACCCCTCGTTCCAACGCTCTCATCCGAACCCCCGGCTCTGTCTTCATGGGCTCCTCCATGGGGCGTCTGCGGGGACCTCTTACCGCCCCGTTCACCCCTGACCTGGAcagtcccttctcctcccctgcacTGCGGCACCTGGCAGCCTCCAGGGTGCCTTCATCCCCCTGGTTTGGGACGGTCCAGAGCCCCCACATCGTGAGGAGGTGTCCCAAGCTCTGGTCTGCCTCCACGGGTATGTCTGCAGGGCTTCTTGGACATGACTGATGCTGTGTGGAGGTCCTGGGCTGGAGCTGCAGTGTAGCCGATGGCCTTTGTGGTTATGGCAGTATGCTGCAGCACGCTCTGGACCGAGATTATAACAGTGGTGGCCCAAATAAGCCTGCCCTGGCAGTTACAGGTGTGAGCATGTATCCAGCTGCTTTTTGCTCATGTATGATGCTGCAGACAAACATTAGTCTTTTAATGAATACCTGGTAACGGAAGCCTTTGCTTTCTACTGTTACATAATTGTGTATTCATTTTGTATTAGATGGTTGTGTATTAGGGTCATGTTTGTTTTGCTCATCTTGATGTATGACTGTACCCAGACTCCCAGACACACGACAGTCCTCCCGCATCCCcggctccagcccccagccccacacagACTGAGAAGAAGCCCAGCTTCCTGGCCCAGTTCCTCCAGAACAGGAAGGACCAGGTACTGTCCACTTATCACACTCCAGCTACATGATGGATGATGATCTAACATTCATTCcttggggggaaaaaaatcaGAAAATAGACAAAGCTTCATGTTTTAAACTCAATTGTCCCATTCAGGTTACAAATTTCTTGGCAAGACGTGGGTTGATTATGTATTTGTTGAACAAGGTaagattgtgtgtgcatgcatcgtCCGACCGGGAGTGGCTCACTGCATGCTCATTTAATTGACTTTAATAACTCACAGAAAATCGACTTTGAGTTGGTGATTAGTTTACATATGTAGTAAAGCATCGACTTAGTAGCTGTCTGATGTGGT encodes the following:
- the ndc1 gene encoding nucleoporin NDC1 isoform X3, giving the protein MFSVDQSWFVRKVIYWRAAASVAWAVVLLPPTTTVFVVLSRFSLLHPIQWISDCLDLLTSTSAIFSFILLCGVILVVGFFNLEYYTVVPSIACSKIALLGQLLHPRQFVHSLVHCILGIIVSWCCAVTIGGRYRTLGYPCTQGEGSSQMCLNEYHLFLLLAGTFIGYSHSLVGVVHNMNYVSFHTVQQYKYLCFKGTLPSIIKCSATQALYSVRNFIALYFFLGYAPKAWICKTLDLQINSSVHSLDTVAGLLDLSLLYHLWISGTFLLFTWYITVLLFRIFITEVYSFPVQSTFAEEVNQCLPKVIIGKQPMILKFLALQDLALLSQHSPSRRSEVFSLSQPGGHPHNWNALSKECLSLLADLTQRLVAHHETVATNGRAKTQSSGSSTKSTSSESSVTSGTEDLKTPRSNALIRTPGSVFMGSSMGRLRGPLTAPFTPDLDSPFSSPALRHLAASRVPSSPWFGTVQSPHIVRRCPKLWSASTDSQTHDSPPASPAPAPSPTQTEKKPSFLAQFLQNRKDQLPEATSQALFADSQSHIWALEGLSHLVVASYSEDRFGVVQTSLPSILSSMLLLQEAVDRHFKLPHASSKAARSTCSIGDSSYKTLRFALRATLKTAIYRITTTFREHLNAVQLSAEHRKRLQHFLEYKE
- the ndc1 gene encoding nucleoporin NDC1 isoform X2 — encoded protein: MFSVDQSWFVRKVIYWRAAASVAWAVVLLPPTTTVFVVLSRFSLLHPIQWISDCLDLLTSTSAIFSFILLCGVILVVGFFNLEYYTVVPSIACSKIALLGQLLHPRQFVHSLVHCILGIIVSWCCAVTIGGRYRTLGYPCTQGEGSSQMCLNEYHLFLLLAGTFIGYSHSLVGVVHNMNYVSFHTVQGTLPSIIKCSATQALYSVRNFIALYFFLGYAPKAWICKTLDLQINSSVHSLDTVAGLLDLSLLYHLWISGTFLLFTWYITVLLFRIFITEVYSFPVQSTFAEEVNQCLPKVIIGKQPMILKFLALQDLALLSQHSPSRRSEVFSLSQPGGHPHNWNALSKECLSLLADLTQRLVAHHETVATNGRAKTQSSGSSTKSTSSESSVTSGTEDLKTPRSNALIRTPGSVFMGSSMGRLRGPLTAPFTPDLDSPFSSPALRHLAASRVPSSPWFGTVQSPHIVRRCPKLWSASTDSQTHDSPPASPAPAPSPTQTEKKPSFLAQFLQNRKDQVTNFLARRGLIMYLLNKLPEATSQALFADSQSHIWALEGLSHLVVASYSEDRFGVVQTSLPSILSSMLLLQEAVDRHFKLPHASSKAARSTCSIGDSSYKTLRFALRATLKTAIYRITTTFREHLNAVQLSAEHRKRLQHFLEYKE
- the ndc1 gene encoding nucleoporin NDC1 isoform X1, which gives rise to MFSVDQSWFVRKVIYWRAAASVAWAVVLLPPTTTVFVVLSRFSLLHPIQWISDCLDLLTSTSAIFSFILLCGVILVVGFFNLEYYTVVPSIACSKIALLGQLLHPRQFVHSLVHCILGIIVSWCCAVTIGGRYRTLGYPCTQGEGSSQMCLNEYHLFLLLAGTFIGYSHSLVGVVHNMNYVSFHTVQQYKYLCFKGTLPSIIKCSATQALYSVRNFIALYFFLGYAPKAWICKTLDLQINSSVHSLDTVAGLLDLSLLYHLWISGTFLLFTWYITVLLFRIFITEVYSFPVQSTFAEEVNQCLPKVIIGKQPMILKFLALQDLALLSQHSPSRRSEVFSLSQPGGHPHNWNALSKECLSLLADLTQRLVAHHETVATNGRAKTQSSGSSTKSTSSESSVTSGTEDLKTPRSNALIRTPGSVFMGSSMGRLRGPLTAPFTPDLDSPFSSPALRHLAASRVPSSPWFGTVQSPHIVRRCPKLWSASTDSQTHDSPPASPAPAPSPTQTEKKPSFLAQFLQNRKDQVTNFLARRGLIMYLLNKLPEATSQALFADSQSHIWALEGLSHLVVASYSEDRFGVVQTSLPSILSSMLLLQEAVDRHFKLPHASSKAARSTCSIGDSSYKTLRFALRATLKTAIYRITTTFREHLNAVQLSAEHRKRLQHFLEYKE